In the genome of Hymenobacter cellulosivorans, one region contains:
- a CDS encoding DUF1206 domain-containing protein, with amino-acid sequence MTSATSVLPTLLPAPSTGIRALARLGFLSIGVVYLVLGVLTTMAAIGVRGAAPTDQQQVFQTIQHLPLGQVLLWLVALGLAGYVVWRFTQALLDTEHKGTTTSGLAVRGFYIFSGLLYALLAYYAGKMAWYGHRVREADTTKPMLREALQHGYGQWLLGLIGLTVLIAGLVQIYRAWSGKFDTDVNGRELTDAQCRLVYRTGQIGYSARGVVIAIMGYYCLMAAQHANANEIRDTAGTFNALQAMGPGVLGVVALGLLAYGAYMLVQARFPILRGLGNR; translated from the coding sequence ATGACTTCTGCTACCTCCGTACTTCCCACCCTGCTACCTGCTCCTTCGACCGGAATCCGGGCATTGGCCCGCCTGGGCTTTCTGTCTATTGGGGTGGTTTACCTGGTGCTGGGCGTGCTCACAACCATGGCCGCTATTGGCGTGCGCGGGGCCGCTCCCACCGATCAGCAGCAGGTATTCCAAACCATCCAGCACCTGCCACTGGGCCAGGTGCTGTTGTGGCTGGTGGCGCTGGGTCTGGCCGGCTACGTGGTGTGGCGCTTCACCCAGGCCCTGCTCGACACCGAACACAAAGGCACGACCACCTCGGGCCTGGCGGTACGGGGCTTTTACATTTTCAGCGGGCTGCTGTACGCCCTGCTAGCGTACTACGCCGGAAAAATGGCCTGGTACGGTCACCGCGTGCGGGAAGCTGACACGACCAAACCCATGCTGCGCGAGGCCCTGCAACACGGCTACGGGCAGTGGCTGCTGGGGCTGATTGGCCTCACGGTGCTTATTGCCGGGTTGGTACAGATCTACCGGGCGTGGTCGGGCAAGTTCGATACCGACGTGAATGGCCGGGAGCTGACCGATGCGCAATGCCGGCTCGTGTACCGCACCGGCCAGATTGGCTACAGCGCCCGGGGCGTGGTCATTGCCATCATGGGCTACTACTGCCTGATGGCCGCCCAACACGCCAACGCCAACGAAATCCGGGATACGGCCGGTACCTTTAATGCCTTACAGGCCATGGGGCCGGGCGTGCTGGGTGTAGTGGCGCTGGGGTTGCTGGCTTACGGCGCCTATATGCTGGTGCAGGCCCGCTTCCCGATTCTGCGGGGCCTGGGGAACCGGTAG
- a CDS encoding NAD(P)-dependent alcohol dehydrogenase: protein MKAIYFEQYGPAEVLRYGEQPTPTPGADQILVRVHASSVNPVDWKVRAGSLKLVTGGSFPKIPGRDVAGTVAAVGENVTRFQPGDRVYGMPDGVGGANAEYAVLPGQAAAFMPEKLSFEQAAAVPLGAITALQGLRDKGQLLSGDRVLINGASGGVGTFAVQLAKALGAGEVTGVCSPDNAELVRSLGADRVLNHHEQDFTQEISRYDLIFDAVAKSSYLASKAALRRNGRYVTTAPDPKDMAAGVLASVFSNKKMSLFVAANRGTDLALISAWLQAGALRPIIAQTFPLPETAAAHRLSEAGRVAGKIVLTVE from the coding sequence ATGAAAGCCATTTACTTCGAGCAATACGGCCCCGCCGAGGTGCTCCGCTACGGCGAACAGCCCACCCCCACGCCCGGTGCCGACCAGATTCTGGTGCGCGTGCACGCCAGCAGTGTTAATCCCGTCGACTGGAAGGTGCGCGCCGGCAGCCTCAAGCTCGTTACCGGTGGAAGCTTTCCCAAGATTCCGGGGCGAGACGTGGCCGGCACCGTGGCGGCCGTAGGCGAGAATGTAACCCGCTTCCAGCCCGGCGACCGGGTGTACGGCATGCCCGACGGCGTGGGTGGGGCCAATGCCGAATACGCGGTGCTGCCCGGGCAGGCCGCGGCTTTTATGCCTGAAAAACTGAGTTTTGAGCAAGCAGCGGCCGTGCCCCTGGGCGCCATTACGGCCCTGCAAGGCCTGCGCGACAAAGGCCAGCTGCTCTCCGGCGACCGGGTCCTGATCAACGGGGCCTCGGGCGGGGTCGGTACGTTTGCCGTGCAGTTGGCCAAGGCCTTGGGCGCGGGCGAAGTAACCGGTGTTTGCAGCCCCGACAACGCCGAGCTAGTCCGCAGCCTGGGTGCCGACCGGGTTCTGAACCACCACGAGCAGGATTTTACCCAAGAAATCAGCCGCTACGACCTAATTTTTGACGCCGTGGCCAAGAGCAGCTACCTGGCCAGCAAAGCCGCCCTGCGCCGCAACGGCCGCTACGTGACCACTGCCCCCGACCCCAAAGATATGGCGGCCGGAGTCCTGGCCTCGGTGTTCTCCAACAAGAAGATGAGCCTGTTCGTGGCCGCCAACCGCGGCACCGACTTGGCCCTGATTTCGGCCTGGCTCCAGGCCGGTGCCCTGCGCCCCATCATTGCCCAAACCTTTCCGCTGCCCGAAACGGCTGCCGCTCACCGCCTCAGCGAAGCCGGCCGCGTCGCCGGTAAAATCGTGCTGACGGTAGAGTAG
- a CDS encoding NAD(P)/FAD-dependent oxidoreductase, translated as MMERQQQAEVLIIGGSYAGLAAAMALGRARRRVIVLDSGRPCNQQTPHSHNFLTQDGETPEAIRSKARIQVLAYPTVTLLAGEAVAAARQGAGFVVSTAAGETIEAGKLIFATGVRDLLPATPGFAEAWGISVLHCPYCHGYEVRDEPLGVLGNGDMGFEFARLIHHWSPKLTLFTNGPATLTSEQTQRLHHHGIRIVEAEIQRLDHAAGYLRSVELATGAPVPLTALFARMPFELHCPLPLELGCTLTEMGHLQVDEMQRTSVPGIYAAGDATTPMRAVATAVAAGNKAGAMLNHELIGEQF; from the coding sequence ATGATGGAGCGACAGCAGCAAGCCGAGGTTTTAATTATTGGGGGTAGCTACGCGGGACTGGCCGCCGCTATGGCGTTGGGGCGGGCCCGGCGGCGGGTAATCGTGCTGGATAGTGGGCGGCCTTGCAACCAGCAGACACCCCACTCCCACAACTTTCTGACTCAGGATGGGGAAACGCCCGAAGCTATCCGGAGCAAGGCCCGGATCCAGGTGCTGGCCTACCCGACCGTGACCCTGCTGGCCGGGGAGGCCGTGGCGGCAGCGCGGCAGGGAGCGGGCTTTGTGGTGAGTACGGCAGCAGGAGAAACGATTGAGGCCGGGAAGCTGATCTTTGCCACCGGTGTGCGTGACCTGCTGCCGGCCACGCCGGGCTTTGCCGAGGCCTGGGGAATTTCGGTGCTGCACTGCCCGTACTGTCACGGCTACGAGGTGCGCGACGAGCCCCTGGGCGTGCTCGGCAACGGCGACATGGGCTTCGAGTTTGCCCGGCTCATTCACCACTGGAGCCCCAAACTCACGCTCTTTACCAACGGGCCCGCCACCCTAACCTCCGAGCAAACCCAGCGCCTGCACCACCACGGAATCCGCATCGTGGAGGCCGAAATCCAGCGCCTGGACCACGCAGCGGGCTACCTGCGCAGCGTGGAGCTAGCCACCGGCGCACCCGTGCCGCTCACTGCGCTGTTTGCCCGTATGCCCTTCGAACTGCACTGCCCGCTGCCCCTGGAGCTAGGCTGCACCCTGACCGAAATGGGCCACCTGCAAGTGGACGAGATGCAGCGCACTTCGGTGCCGGGCATCTACGCTGCCGGCGATGCCACTACGCCCATGCGCGCCGTGGCTACCGCTGTAGCCGCCGGCAATAAGGCCGGGGCCATGCTCAACCATGAGCTGATCGGGGAGCAGTTTTAG
- a CDS encoding M1 family metallopeptidase → MKTALTALACLLSTAALAQQAPAARPENSALKLYRAADTKVNALVHTKLAAGFDYAKRHLNGKAWLTLKPHAYATDSLRLDAKGFDIKMVALVNGEQLQPLKYTYADKTNLRINLGKTIAPGTPYTVYIEYTAKPDELQVKGSMAISDAKGLYFINPDSATKGKPVQIWTQGETEGSSCWFPTIDRPNQKTTSEISLTVPSKYVTLSNGRMTSSTPAGAGLRTDTWKMELPHAPYLFMLAVGDFKVAKDTWRGKEVSYYLEPKYTPFAKQIFGNTPDMLEFFSNRLGVEYPWNKYAQIVVRDYVSGAMENTSATLHGEFVQMTDKQLTDRDYQNESVIAHELFHQWFGDYVTAESWSNLTVNESLADFSEGLYAEHKYGADAADSHKNRNLRQYLRSTPDAAKQLVRFHYADKEDMFDVVTYQKGGAILDMLRTYLGDDVFFAGLQKYLKDNAFGNGEAHQLRLAMEAVSGQDLNWFYNQWYFGTGHPVATVDYAWDAATKVQSVTVKQTQPGQVFQLPFAIDYYVNGKVQRQRVVMTQATQTFTMPLAAKPNLVDVDAEKTLVWQHTNNMPLADFAYQYVHAPLYLARREALLAADAKQLTDPAALKLLISGLNDKFNNLRMVAAERLKLQDKTVAKAAAPALRKQAGQEKDPHALATLLTALAKLEDKKDEKLFAQQLAQSPSYTVQAAALQALATVNPTRALQQAQALAGTDQTNISQAVVAVYAKAGGPAQWSYVRDKFDAAGTQDKFGYFENMGAMLPRLQDPKAFAEDVDRLKGLAIQYKRYGADQPIIGMLQAAAKQQAATPNQALADKAVAEIQAAQ, encoded by the coding sequence ATGAAAACAGCTCTTACTGCCCTGGCTTGCCTGCTGAGCACCGCGGCTCTGGCCCAACAAGCTCCTGCCGCCCGCCCCGAAAACTCAGCGCTGAAGCTCTACCGCGCCGCCGACACGAAAGTCAACGCGCTGGTGCATACCAAACTGGCGGCCGGCTTCGACTACGCCAAGCGCCACCTCAACGGCAAAGCCTGGCTCACGCTCAAACCCCATGCCTACGCCACCGACTCCCTACGCCTCGACGCCAAGGGCTTCGACATCAAGATGGTGGCCCTGGTCAACGGGGAGCAGCTACAGCCCTTGAAGTACACCTATGCCGACAAGACCAACCTGCGTATCAACCTGGGTAAGACCATTGCCCCGGGCACGCCTTACACCGTGTATATCGAGTACACGGCCAAGCCCGACGAGTTGCAGGTGAAGGGCAGTATGGCTATTTCGGACGCCAAGGGCCTGTATTTCATCAACCCCGACAGCGCCACCAAGGGCAAGCCGGTACAGATCTGGACCCAGGGCGAGACGGAAGGCAGCTCCTGCTGGTTCCCGACCATCGACCGGCCCAACCAAAAGACGACTTCCGAAATCAGCCTGACGGTGCCCAGCAAGTACGTCACGCTCAGCAACGGGCGCATGACAAGCTCCACGCCGGCCGGGGCGGGGCTGCGCACCGACACCTGGAAGATGGAATTGCCCCACGCGCCCTACCTGTTTATGCTGGCCGTGGGCGACTTTAAAGTTGCCAAGGACACCTGGCGGGGCAAGGAAGTGAGCTACTACCTGGAGCCCAAGTATACGCCTTTCGCCAAGCAGATTTTCGGCAACACGCCCGACATGCTGGAGTTCTTCTCCAACCGCCTCGGCGTGGAGTACCCCTGGAACAAGTACGCCCAGATTGTGGTGCGCGACTACGTGAGCGGGGCCATGGAAAATACCTCAGCGACGCTGCACGGCGAGTTCGTGCAAATGACCGACAAGCAGCTCACCGACCGCGACTATCAGAATGAGTCCGTCATTGCCCACGAGCTGTTTCACCAGTGGTTCGGCGACTACGTGACGGCCGAGAGCTGGAGCAACCTGACCGTGAACGAGTCGTTGGCCGACTTCTCCGAGGGCCTCTACGCCGAGCACAAGTACGGAGCCGATGCCGCCGACTCGCACAAGAATCGCAACCTGCGCCAGTACCTGCGCAGCACCCCCGACGCGGCCAAGCAGCTTGTGCGCTTCCACTACGCCGACAAAGAGGACATGTTTGACGTGGTGACCTACCAGAAAGGCGGGGCCATTCTGGATATGCTGCGCACCTACCTCGGCGACGACGTATTCTTTGCCGGCCTGCAAAAATACCTCAAGGACAACGCCTTCGGCAACGGCGAGGCCCACCAGCTGCGCCTGGCGATGGAAGCCGTGTCGGGCCAGGACCTGAACTGGTTCTACAACCAGTGGTACTTCGGCACGGGTCACCCGGTGGCAACGGTAGACTACGCCTGGGACGCGGCAACCAAGGTGCAGAGCGTGACGGTGAAGCAGACCCAGCCGGGCCAGGTGTTTCAGTTGCCCTTCGCCATTGACTATTACGTGAACGGCAAGGTGCAGCGCCAGCGCGTGGTGATGACCCAGGCCACCCAGACCTTCACCATGCCCCTGGCGGCCAAGCCCAACCTGGTGGATGTGGACGCGGAAAAGACCCTAGTGTGGCAGCACACCAACAACATGCCCCTGGCCGACTTCGCCTACCAGTATGTCCACGCCCCCCTCTACCTGGCCCGCCGCGAAGCCCTGCTGGCCGCCGACGCCAAGCAGCTGACCGACCCGGCCGCCCTGAAACTGCTTATCAGTGGCCTCAACGACAAGTTTAATAACCTGCGCATGGTAGCCGCCGAGCGGCTCAAGCTCCAGGATAAAACCGTAGCCAAAGCCGCCGCTCCGGCCCTGCGCAAGCAGGCTGGCCAGGAGAAAGACCCGCACGCCCTGGCTACCCTGCTCACGGCCTTGGCCAAACTGGAAGACAAAAAGGATGAGAAGCTCTTTGCCCAGCAGCTAGCCCAGAGCCCCTCGTACACGGTGCAGGCCGCAGCCTTACAGGCCCTGGCTACGGTGAACCCCACCCGCGCCCTGCAACAAGCCCAGGCCCTGGCCGGCACAGACCAAACCAACATTAGCCAGGCCGTGGTGGCCGTGTACGCCAAGGCTGGTGGCCCGGCCCAGTGGAGCTACGTGCGCGACAAGTTTGACGCGGCCGGTACCCAGGACAAGTTTGGCTACTTCGAGAATATGGGTGCCATGCTGCCCCGCCTCCAGGACCCCAAAGCCTTTGCCGAAGACGTTGACCGCCTCAAGGGTCTGGCCATTCAGTACAAGCGCTACGGCGCCGACCAGCCCATCATCGGGATGCTGCAAGCTGCTGCCAAGCAGCAGGCCGCCACACCCAACCAGGCCCTGGCCGACAAAGCCGTAGCCGAAATCCAGGCCGCGCAATAG
- a CDS encoding type IA DNA topoisomerase: MIVCIAEKPSVAREIAQVLGASRKMDGYFEGNGYQVTWTFGHFCQLREPEDYRPEWKRWSIHDLPMVPDNFGIKLMRRDDGVVRQFNVIKNLLAAADEVINCGDAGQEGEVIQRWVLMEAKYRKPFKRLWISSLTEDAIRQGFANLRDGAEFDNLYQAGKSRAAGDWLLGLNATRLFTLKYAAGQKQVLSIGRVQTPTLALLVDRYHEIQNFRPEPYWVLRTEYRGTMFSHVALAKKGKDDDEPDEKARLKARGYFVSQEEADVAMAAVKDVPLTVTGVEIKKALESPPSLFDLTSLQVQCNNQLGLSAEDTLKTVQALYEKKVVSYPRVDTTFLPDDQYPKIPGILQGLGAYHSLTQPLLAAKIKKSTKVFNNNKVTDHHAIIPTGASAGGLGGHEQNVYDIIVRRFLAAFYPDCEVSNTTVTAEAAAHPFRVRGRQILNPGWRIVYGDPTQQQAPSTAKPGEGDDDMVNTVLPSFEKGESGPHKPRLDQKQTQPPRDYTEAMLLRGMETAGRNVDDEELRQAMKENGIGRPSTRAAIIETLFKRGYIRRDKKKIVPTPTGVELIGLIRNPTLKSAELTGQWERKLRQIESGNLDSGLFLDELKMLVREMVQEVKQDGSRRSITVAGAGISAATPAAVLPIKPAAATPAIPGSLGSCPACKSGHILKGKTAFGCSRFRENCQFRLPAQFEGKNLTDKQVSALLAKGRTPVIKGYVDDLGNKFDAAVRLTPQHGLELVRAAESKPTTPVDPGIIPCPVCKLGTMLRGKAAWGCSRFREDCQFRAPFEWGGKTLTETQMNQLLRKGKTSVIRGFVSPKTGNRYEAALQVNGEGRIEPVFDKG, translated from the coding sequence GTGATTGTTTGTATTGCCGAAAAGCCCAGCGTAGCCCGTGAAATTGCCCAGGTGCTGGGTGCCAGCCGCAAAATGGATGGCTACTTCGAGGGCAACGGCTACCAGGTCACCTGGACGTTTGGGCACTTCTGCCAATTGCGGGAGCCCGAAGACTACCGCCCCGAGTGGAAGCGTTGGAGCATCCACGACCTGCCCATGGTGCCCGACAACTTCGGCATCAAGCTCATGCGTCGGGATGATGGCGTAGTACGCCAGTTCAACGTAATCAAAAACCTGTTGGCCGCCGCCGACGAGGTCATCAACTGCGGCGACGCGGGCCAGGAAGGGGAGGTGATTCAACGCTGGGTGCTGATGGAAGCCAAGTACCGCAAGCCCTTCAAGCGCCTCTGGATTTCGTCCCTGACCGAGGACGCTATTCGCCAGGGCTTCGCCAATCTGCGCGACGGGGCCGAATTCGACAACCTCTACCAGGCCGGCAAAAGCCGGGCCGCCGGCGACTGGCTCCTGGGCCTGAATGCCACCCGATTGTTTACCCTCAAGTACGCCGCCGGGCAGAAGCAGGTGCTCAGCATCGGACGGGTGCAGACGCCCACGCTGGCTCTCTTGGTGGACCGCTACCACGAAATTCAGAACTTCCGGCCCGAGCCGTACTGGGTGCTGCGCACCGAGTACCGGGGCACCATGTTCAGCCACGTGGCCCTGGCCAAAAAGGGCAAGGATGATGATGAGCCCGATGAAAAAGCCCGCCTCAAGGCCCGCGGCTACTTCGTAAGCCAGGAAGAAGCCGATGTGGCCATGGCCGCCGTAAAGGACGTGCCCCTGACCGTGACGGGCGTCGAAATCAAAAAGGCCCTGGAGTCGCCGCCCTCGTTGTTTGACTTGACCTCCCTGCAGGTGCAGTGCAACAACCAGCTGGGCCTCTCGGCCGAGGACACGCTCAAGACCGTGCAGGCATTGTACGAGAAGAAAGTAGTGAGCTACCCCCGCGTGGATACTACCTTCCTGCCCGACGACCAGTACCCCAAGATTCCCGGGATTCTGCAGGGCCTGGGCGCGTATCATAGCCTGACGCAGCCGTTGCTGGCCGCCAAGATCAAGAAGAGCACCAAGGTCTTTAACAACAACAAAGTCACCGACCACCACGCCATCATCCCCACCGGGGCCTCAGCCGGCGGCCTGGGTGGGCACGAGCAGAACGTGTACGACATTATCGTGCGCCGCTTTTTGGCCGCCTTTTACCCCGACTGCGAAGTCTCGAACACGACCGTTACGGCCGAGGCGGCCGCGCACCCGTTCCGCGTCCGGGGCCGACAGATTCTCAACCCCGGCTGGCGCATCGTCTACGGCGACCCGACCCAGCAGCAGGCCCCCAGCACCGCCAAGCCCGGGGAGGGCGACGACGACATGGTAAACACCGTGCTGCCGTCCTTCGAAAAGGGCGAAAGTGGCCCCCACAAGCCCCGCCTCGACCAGAAGCAAACCCAGCCCCCGCGCGACTACACCGAGGCCATGCTGTTGCGCGGTATGGAAACGGCCGGCCGCAACGTGGACGACGAGGAGCTGCGCCAGGCCATGAAGGAAAACGGCATCGGCCGCCCCTCCACCCGCGCCGCCATCATCGAAACTCTGTTTAAGCGGGGCTACATCCGGCGCGACAAAAAGAAAATTGTGCCCACGCCTACCGGCGTCGAGCTGATTGGGTTGATCCGCAACCCCACGCTGAAGTCGGCCGAGCTGACGGGGCAGTGGGAGCGGAAGCTGCGCCAGATTGAGTCGGGTAACCTCGACTCGGGTTTGTTCCTGGACGAGCTCAAGATGCTGGTGCGGGAAATGGTGCAGGAAGTCAAGCAGGACGGCTCCCGCCGCTCGATTACGGTAGCTGGAGCCGGCATTTCGGCCGCTACCCCAGCGGCCGTGCTGCCCATCAAGCCCGCGGCGGCTACGCCCGCCATTCCCGGCAGCCTGGGGTCGTGTCCGGCCTGTAAGTCGGGCCATATTCTGAAGGGCAAAACGGCGTTTGGCTGCTCCCGTTTCCGCGAGAACTGCCAGTTCCGTCTCCCGGCTCAGTTCGAAGGCAAGAACCTGACCGACAAGCAGGTTTCGGCCTTGCTTGCCAAAGGCCGCACACCGGTTATCAAGGGCTACGTAGACGACCTGGGCAATAAGTTTGATGCCGCCGTGCGCCTCACGCCCCAGCACGGGCTGGAGCTGGTACGGGCCGCCGAAAGCAAGCCCACCACGCCCGTCGACCCGGGCATCATTCCCTGCCCGGTGTGCAAGCTCGGCACCATGCTGCGCGGCAAGGCGGCCTGGGGCTGCTCCCGTTTCCGCGAAGACTGCCAGTTCCGGGCTCCCTTCGAATGGGGCGGCAAAACCCTGACCGAAACCCAGATGAACCAGCTCCTGCGCAAGGGCAAAACCAGCGTCATCCGCGGCTTCGTGTCCCCCAAAACCGGCAACCGCTACGAGGCGGCTTTGCAGGTGAATGGGGAAGGCCGGATTGAGCCGGTGTTTGATAAAGGATAA
- a CDS encoding carbonic anhydrase: MKPDQSDASDSSMEQILQNNRKWVEEKKATDPDFFNKLAKGQQPRYLFIGCSDSRVPASAITGTGPGEMFVHRNIANLVVNTDMNLLAVLQYAVEVLEVKDIMVVGHYGCGGVAAAASTKQYGLIDNWLTNIKDVVRLHEKEFMSITDQEKQLRRLVELNVIEQVRNLTKTNIIQNALQRPNPPRLHGLVYDIQDGVLHNLDVPTDAINEFQHIYGTEDSKHAEKVAEEAQQGKVS; this comes from the coding sequence ATGAAACCAGACCAGTCTGACGCTTCCGATTCTTCGATGGAGCAAATCCTCCAAAACAACCGTAAGTGGGTCGAAGAAAAGAAAGCCACTGACCCCGACTTTTTCAACAAACTGGCCAAAGGTCAGCAGCCACGCTACCTGTTTATCGGCTGCTCCGACTCACGGGTGCCAGCTAGCGCCATCACGGGCACTGGTCCCGGCGAAATGTTTGTGCACCGCAACATCGCCAACCTGGTTGTAAACACCGATATGAACCTGCTGGCCGTGCTGCAATATGCCGTAGAAGTGCTGGAGGTAAAAGACATCATGGTGGTGGGCCACTACGGCTGCGGCGGCGTGGCAGCAGCGGCTTCTACCAAGCAGTACGGGCTGATTGACAACTGGCTGACCAACATCAAAGACGTGGTGCGCTTGCATGAAAAAGAATTCATGAGCATTACGGACCAGGAAAAGCAGCTCCGGCGGCTGGTAGAGCTCAACGTTATTGAGCAAGTGCGCAACCTGACCAAGACTAACATCATTCAGAACGCCCTGCAGCGCCCCAACCCGCCGCGCCTGCACGGTCTGGTGTACGACATTCAGGACGGGGTACTGCACAACCTGGACGTGCCAACAGATGCCATTAACGAGTTCCAGCACATTTACGGCACAGAAGACAGCAAGCACGCCGAGAAAGTAGCCGAAGAAGCTCAGCAAGGCAAGGTTTCGTAA
- a CDS encoding SulP family inorganic anion transporter, with amino-acid sequence MIQTAPASKSSTVNSSAPPPSGNYFSTLGKDAPSGLVVFLVALPLCLGISLASGAPLLAGVITGIVGGVVVSWLSDSPLSVSGPAAGLTAIVLSAIHTLGSFEAMLAATVVAGLLQLVLGFLKAGIIGMYFPSSVIRGMLAAIGLILILKQIPHFLGADTDYFEDMDFLQFNGQNTFSAIAAASNAISWGSALIGVVSLIVLLVWDSKPVKSIAALKLVPGALIVVVLSILLNLLLSNVAPDLQVRPEHLVKLPNISSFADLTKELRLPDWTALTRGSTYVVAFTIAIVASLETLLSVEAVDKLDPHKRHTSQNRELKAQGVGNLISGLIGGLPLTAVIVRSSANINAGAQSKMSSFIHGLLLLGSLLFLASVLNLIPLSALAAVLLTVGFKLTKPALYRSQWRLGWQQFLPFIVTVVAILFTDLLKGVCIGLAVGIFYILKANLESAYYYHNEPTRDPGLVHLKLSEHVSFLNKASIVTTFERLAPGSHVILDGTDSEVIDYDVLEAIENFRLSAAERNIKLELRGIPQVEVLGH; translated from the coding sequence ATGATCCAAACTGCTCCGGCTTCTAAGTCATCTACGGTCAATTCATCTGCTCCCCCACCGTCGGGCAATTACTTTAGTACCCTAGGCAAGGATGCTCCGTCCGGCCTGGTCGTATTTCTGGTGGCTTTGCCGCTGTGCCTGGGCATTTCGCTGGCTTCCGGTGCTCCGCTGCTGGCCGGCGTAATTACCGGCATCGTCGGTGGGGTAGTCGTATCCTGGCTCAGCGACTCGCCGTTGAGCGTAAGCGGCCCCGCCGCCGGCCTCACGGCCATCGTGCTGTCGGCCATTCACACCCTGGGCTCGTTCGAAGCCATGCTGGCCGCTACCGTTGTGGCGGGCCTGCTGCAGCTGGTGCTGGGTTTCCTCAAAGCCGGCATCATTGGCATGTACTTTCCTTCCTCGGTTATCCGCGGGATGCTGGCCGCCATTGGCTTGATTCTGATTCTGAAGCAGATTCCCCACTTCCTCGGGGCCGATACCGACTACTTCGAGGATATGGACTTTCTGCAGTTCAACGGGCAGAACACGTTCAGCGCTATTGCCGCCGCCAGCAACGCCATCAGCTGGGGCTCGGCCCTGATTGGGGTGGTGTCGCTTATCGTGCTGCTGGTGTGGGATAGTAAGCCCGTCAAGAGCATTGCGGCCCTCAAGCTGGTGCCCGGCGCCCTGATCGTGGTGGTGCTGTCCATCCTGCTGAATCTGCTGCTGAGCAACGTGGCCCCCGATCTGCAGGTGCGCCCCGAGCACTTGGTGAAGCTGCCCAATATCTCCTCGTTTGCCGACCTGACCAAGGAGCTGCGCCTGCCCGACTGGACGGCCCTGACCCGGGGCTCGACCTACGTGGTGGCCTTTACCATTGCCATTGTTGCCTCGCTCGAGACCCTGCTTAGCGTGGAGGCCGTCGACAAGCTCGACCCCCACAAGCGCCACACGTCCCAGAACCGGGAGCTCAAGGCCCAGGGCGTCGGCAACCTGATTAGCGGCCTGATCGGTGGTCTGCCCCTGACGGCCGTAATCGTGCGCAGCTCGGCCAACATCAACGCCGGAGCGCAAAGCAAAATGTCTTCTTTTATCCACGGGCTGTTGCTGCTGGGTAGCTTGTTGTTCCTGGCTTCGGTGCTGAACCTGATTCCGCTTTCGGCCCTGGCGGCCGTGCTGCTCACCGTGGGTTTCAAGCTTACCAAGCCGGCTCTGTATCGTTCCCAGTGGCGGTTGGGCTGGCAGCAATTCCTGCCCTTCATCGTGACGGTGGTAGCCATTCTGTTCACCGACCTGCTCAAGGGCGTGTGTATAGGCCTGGCCGTGGGCATCTTCTACATTCTGAAGGCCAACCTGGAATCAGCGTACTACTACCACAACGAGCCCACCCGGGACCCTGGTTTGGTGCATCTCAAGCTCAGTGAGCATGTCTCGTTCCTGAACAAGGCCAGCATTGTGACTACCTTTGAGCGGCTGGCTCCCGGCTCCCACGTTATCCTCGACGGCACTGATTCCGAGGTTATCGACTACGACGTGTTGGAGGCCATTGAGAATTTCCGCTTGTCGGCTGCCGAACGCAACATTAAGCTGGAGTTGCGCGGTATTCCCCAGGTGGAGGTTCTGGGCCACTAG
- a CDS encoding EamA family transporter: MWIVFSLLAALSAAVVVTLSKLGVKNVEPSVAFAVQSVLIIIVAWSVVAYKGLLPTVAQIEGRTWGFLVAAGIITCLSSLFSFQALKLGQASQTSSFDKISLVFAIILAVVFLKEKVTWQLVLGAALMAGGAILIAFSKPEAS, translated from the coding sequence ATGTGGATTGTTTTTTCGTTGCTGGCGGCTCTGTCCGCCGCCGTCGTCGTGACCTTGTCCAAGCTTGGCGTCAAAAACGTGGAGCCCAGCGTGGCCTTCGCCGTGCAGTCGGTGCTGATTATCATCGTGGCCTGGAGCGTGGTGGCCTACAAGGGCCTGCTGCCCACCGTGGCCCAGATTGAGGGGCGCACCTGGGGCTTCCTGGTGGCGGCGGGCATTATTACCTGCCTCTCGTCCCTGTTTTCCTTCCAGGCCCTGAAGCTGGGTCAAGCCTCCCAAACCTCCTCCTTCGACAAGATTTCCCTGGTGTTTGCCATCATCCTGGCCGTAGTATTCCTGAAGGAGAAAGTCACTTGGCAGCTCGTGCTGGGCGCCGCCCTCATGGCCGGCGGCGCCATCCTGATTGCCTTTTCCAAGCCCGAAGCAAGCTGA